In Cheilinus undulatus linkage group 16, ASM1832078v1, whole genome shotgun sequence, one DNA window encodes the following:
- the kcng2 gene encoding potassium voltage-gated channel subfamily G member 2, whose translation MYQEVAFLAGSTEHQFTPYRFNRVENPLEVTSKKGLFYKRAQLLLQPQPRQQDGDEIGLADGAAIINVGGIKYRIPWSTLDEFPLTRLGKLRSCSNEAEIMDVCDDYDGSRNEYFFDRSPSAFRTIVTFLAAGKLRLLREMCALSFQEELLYWGVEENNLDWCCLRKLRLRQEEYKEQQRLEEEEAELTSPHSCEESQQLPGVMVQEETRTGGCMRRLRDMVENPHSGLPGKIFACLSVIFVAITAVTLCVSTMPDLREEEERGECSQRCYNIFVLETVCVAWFSLEFLLRFIQTQSKCMFLRTPLNVIDVVAILPYYITLIVDSLSVGGKPTGSGNNYLEKVGLVLRVLRALRIFYVMRLARHSLGLQTLGLTVRRCTREFGLLLLFLCVAMALFAPLVFLAESEMGAKQEFTSIPGSYWWAVISMTTVGYGDMVPRSIPGQVVALSSILSGILLMAFPVTSIFHTFSRSYLELKEEQSRALRQKLDSQDSTKSQNSEDSQETDSYHGITEATASSIQRRKAMAAQRAAEIRATTRT comes from the exons ATGTACCAGGAAGTGGCATTCCTAGCTGGGAGCACTGAGCACCAGTTCACTCCCTATCGCTTCAATCGTGTGGAAAACCCGCTGGAGGTCACCTCCAAGAAGGGTCTGTTCTACAAGCGAGCCCAGCTTTTACTTCAGCCCCAGCCTCGGCAGCAGGATGGAGATGAGATCGGCCTGGCCGATGGGGCAGCCATTATCAATGTAGGTGGCATCAAGTACCGCATTCCCTGGTCCACGTTGGATGAGTTCCCCCTGACACGACTGGGCAAACTGCGCAGCTGTAGCAACGAGGCCGAGATCATGGATGTGTGCGACGACTATGACGGCAGTCGAAATGAGTATTTCTTCGACAGAAGCCCGTCTGCTTTCCGCACCATTGTCACTTTCTTGGCAGCAGGAAAATTACGGCTGCTGAGGGAGATGTGCGCCCTGTCTTTCCAGGAGGAGCTGCTGTACTGGGGGGTGGAGGAGAACAACCTGGACTGGTGCTGCCTAAGGAAGCTGCGGCTCAGGCAGGAGGAGTACAAGGAGCAGCAGAGgctagaggaggaggaggccgaGCTCACCTCTCCGCATTCCTGTGAAGAAAGCCAGCAGCTTCCTggagtgatggtgcaggaggagaCCCGTACAGGAGGGTGCATGCGAAGACTGCGGGACATGGTGGAGAATCCCCACTCTGGACTGCCAGGGAAGATCTTCGCCTGTCTGTCAGTGATATTTGTAGCAATCACTGCTGTGACGCTGTGTGTCAGCACCATGCCTGAcctcagagaggaggaggagagg GGTGAGTGCTCCCAGAGGTGCTACAACATCTTTGTGCTGGAGACGGTGTGTGTTGCCTGGTTCTCACTGGAGTTCCTCCTGCGCTTTATCCAGACACAGAGCAAGTGTATGTTTCTTCGTACTCCTCTAAACGTCATTGATGTGGTGGCCATTCTCCCTTACTACATCACTCTCATTGTGGACTCTCTGTCAGTGGGAGGGAAACCTACCGGTTCTGGGAACAACTACCTGGAAAAGGTGGGGTTGGTTCTCCGAGTCCTGAGAGCTCTACGGATCTTTTATGTGATGAGGTTGGCTCGTCACTCCTTAGGCCTGCAGACACTGGGTTTGACGGTGAGAAGGTGTACACGTGAGTTTGGactgttgctgctgttccttTGTGTGGCCATGGCTCTTTTCGCCCCATTGGTGTTTTTGGCTGAGAGCGAGATGGGAGCCAAGCAGGAGTTCACAAGCATCCCAGGTAGCTACTGGTGGGCTGTAATCTCCATGACGACAGTGGGATATGGAGACATGGTGCCTAGGAGCATCCCCGGCCAGGTCGTGGCCCTCAGCAGCATCCTGAGCGGCATCCTTCTCATGGCCTTCCCCGTCACCTCCATCTTTCACACCTTCTCTCGCTCGTACTTGGAGCTGAAGGAGGAACAGAGCCGGGCGTTGAGGCAGAAGTTGGACTCGCAGGACAGCACCAAGTCCCAGAACAGTGAAGACTCTCAGGAGACTGACAGCTACCACG